A single Acetivibrio cellulolyticus CD2 DNA region contains:
- a CDS encoding carbohydrate-binding protein has protein sequence MTKKVLSALSIGLALITSFVFTASTSTAAIQPTIPPSGYDQVRNNISHGQVLNISYYSNATKSQRPARVYLPSGYSSSNKYSVMYLLHGIGGSENDWTLGGGSANVIADNLIADGKIKPSIIVMPQCNAELPGDATNYGYERFTDDLIYSLVPYIESKYSVDTDPLHRSISGLSMGGGQSFNIGLPHVDMFPYVGAYSAAPNTYSSDKLFPDGGTKAKQNLKLLFICCGTSDGLISFGRNVHTFCDSKSIPNTYWELEGRPHDWSVWKPGLWNYLQMLEDVGYTSQTTSTPPPEASPRPAFTKIEAEDFNNLSGIETESCTEGGLSVGYIENGDYVVYNKIDFGNGAESFQARVASSASGGNIEIRLDSITGPLVGTCPVKGTGGWQDWVDATCDVSGAEGIHDLYLKFTGGSGYLFNINWWKFSGAQPSPTPTSSVIKGDLNGDGNINSIDFALFRQHLLGTTLLTEKYISNADVNADEQVNSIDFALMRQYLLGIIKVFS, from the coding sequence ATGACAAAAAAAGTTTTATCAGCTTTATCCATTGGTCTGGCCTTGATAACATCCTTTGTTTTTACAGCAAGCACTTCGACTGCGGCCATACAACCAACTATACCGCCATCAGGATACGACCAAGTCAGAAACAATATTTCACATGGTCAGGTCTTAAATATCTCTTATTATTCCAATGCAACAAAGAGCCAGCGACCAGCAAGAGTATATCTGCCTTCAGGGTATTCAAGCAGCAATAAATACAGCGTAATGTATTTATTGCACGGAATTGGAGGAAGTGAGAATGACTGGACTTTAGGTGGAGGCAGTGCTAATGTTATAGCCGATAATCTCATAGCTGATGGGAAAATCAAACCCTCAATAATAGTAATGCCCCAATGTAACGCTGAGTTGCCTGGAGATGCTACGAACTATGGTTATGAACGTTTTACAGATGATTTGATTTACAGCCTTGTACCTTACATCGAATCAAAATATTCTGTTGATACTGATCCGCTCCATAGGTCAATATCTGGACTCTCAATGGGCGGGGGGCAATCTTTTAATATCGGGTTACCACATGTGGATATGTTCCCTTATGTTGGAGCCTATTCCGCAGCACCCAACACCTATTCGAGTGACAAACTGTTTCCGGATGGCGGGACTAAAGCGAAGCAAAATCTGAAACTTTTGTTTATTTGCTGCGGAACCAGTGACGGCCTTATTAGTTTTGGGCGAAATGTACACACCTTTTGCGATTCTAAAAGTATTCCCAACACCTATTGGGAACTTGAGGGAAGACCTCACGACTGGAGTGTTTGGAAACCGGGTCTGTGGAATTATCTCCAAATGCTAGAGGACGTTGGGTATACATCTCAGACCACATCAACTCCACCCCCAGAAGCAAGTCCAAGGCCTGCTTTTACAAAGATCGAAGCAGAAGACTTCAACAACCTATCGGGAATAGAGACCGAAAGCTGTACCGAAGGTGGTCTGAGTGTAGGGTATATTGAGAACGGTGATTATGTTGTGTACAACAAAATTGATTTCGGTAATGGAGCAGAAAGTTTTCAGGCTAGAGTAGCAAGCAGCGCCAGTGGAGGAAATATAGAGATCAGGCTTGATAGTATTACCGGTCCTTTAGTAGGGACTTGCCCGGTTAAGGGAACTGGCGGTTGGCAGGACTGGGTTGATGCAACATGTGATGTCAGCGGTGCAGAAGGTATTCACGATCTTTACTTAAAATTTACGGGCGGAAGCGGTTACCTGTTTAATATCAACTGGTGGAAGTTCAGTGGTGCGCAGCCATCTCCTACTCCTACTTCTTCCGTAATTAAAGGCGATTTAAATGGTGATGGAAATATTAATTCAATAGACTTTGCATTATTTAGACAGCATTTACTCGGTACGACTCTACTTACAGAAAAGTACATTTCCAATGCTGATGTTAATGCAGACGAACAGGTAAATTCTATTGACTTTGCGTTGATGAGACAATATTTACTGGGCATTATAAAGGTTTTCTCGTGA
- a CDS encoding DUF3369 domain-containing protein, whose product MDYNNLITDEDDVIFIEDDVISIEDDEYQPKDDAENAWKVLVVDDDKSVHDITKRVLDGFVLDGKSLRIYNAYNADETKKILNEHPDIALILLDVVMEEYDTGLQLVKYVRDELKNKMVRIILRTGQPGYSPEKEVVINYHINDYKLKTDLTSEKMIVSVVTALRSYKDLVSLDLDRMGLRKIIQSTPNLYKNKSFRYFINGILEQLTSILHLDMDAIYCRSSGLALSVNQNRFIIEAATGDYKEYINKDINEVLADNILELCKAAITLKKTIFTEDGFASYFNSSWGTENVIYIKSNTILKEWDIDLINIACSNISIAFDNMYLSMEMDVSHKEIIYTIGEIAEFRSNETGFHIKRVAEYAYLLALEIGISEPEAECLKIASTMHDVGKLGIPDAILNKPAKLTPEEFEIIKSHSSIGYEMLKRSNVKLMKDAAIIAYQHHEKYNGKGYPQGLKGEDIDLYARIVCIVDVIDALLSKRVYKNSWSVEEVIKYLQDEKGEHFDPVLVEIALKNFDKMLKIQSEFKDE is encoded by the coding sequence ATGGATTATAATAATTTAATAACAGATGAAGATGATGTTATCTTTATAGAAGATGATGTTATAAGTATTGAAGACGATGAATATCAGCCTAAAGACGATGCAGAAAACGCATGGAAGGTTTTAGTGGTTGATGATGATAAATCGGTACATGATATTACAAAAAGAGTACTCGATGGTTTTGTCTTGGATGGAAAGAGCTTGAGAATTTATAACGCATATAATGCTGACGAAACTAAAAAGATATTAAATGAACACCCGGACATAGCATTGATTTTATTAGATGTTGTTATGGAGGAATATGATACCGGGCTTCAGTTGGTTAAGTATGTAAGGGATGAACTAAAAAACAAAATGGTCAGGATAATTTTAAGGACAGGACAACCTGGCTATTCGCCCGAAAAAGAAGTTGTAATTAATTATCATATTAACGATTATAAATTAAAAACAGATTTAACCAGCGAAAAGATGATTGTTTCTGTTGTAACAGCATTGAGGTCATATAAAGATTTGGTTTCACTCGATTTAGATAGAATGGGTCTTAGAAAGATTATACAATCCACACCTAATTTATATAAAAACAAATCTTTCAGGTATTTTATAAATGGAATTTTAGAACAATTAACATCAATACTTCATCTTGATATGGATGCTATATATTGTAGAAGTTCCGGACTGGCTTTATCTGTAAACCAAAATAGATTTATAATTGAAGCTGCTACCGGCGATTATAAGGAGTATATAAATAAAGATATAAACGAAGTGTTAGCGGATAATATTTTAGAATTATGCAAAGCTGCGATAACATTAAAGAAAACTATATTTACAGAAGATGGTTTTGCATCATATTTTAATAGTTCATGGGGGACAGAAAACGTAATTTATATTAAATCCAATACAATTTTAAAAGAATGGGATATTGATCTTATTAATATTGCATGTTCGAATATCTCAATAGCATTTGACAATATGTACTTGAGTATGGAGATGGATGTGTCACATAAAGAAATTATTTATACTATCGGAGAAATTGCTGAATTTAGATCTAATGAGACAGGCTTTCATATTAAGAGAGTTGCTGAATATGCATATTTGTTGGCTTTGGAAATAGGCATATCTGAACCTGAAGCTGAATGTTTAAAGATTGCTTCAACTATGCATGATGTAGGAAAGTTAGGCATACCAGATGCCATATTAAATAAGCCTGCAAAGCTTACGCCGGAGGAATTTGAAATAATAAAGAGTCATTCCAGTATAGGATATGAAATGCTTAAGAGGTCAAACGTCAAGCTAATGAAGGATGCTGCAATTATAGCATATCAGCATCATGAGAAATACAATGGAAAAGGATACCCTCAGGGATTGAAAGGCGAAGATATTGATTTATATGCAAGGATTGTATGTATAGTTGATGTAATAGATGCATTGTTAAGTAAAAGGGTATATAAAAATTCATGGAGTGTGGAAGAAGTTATTAAATACCTGCAAGATGAAAAAGGCGAACATTTTGACCCCGTTTTGGTGGAAATTGCATTAAAGAACTTTGATAAGATGTTGAAAATTCAGTCTGAATTCAAAGATGAATAA
- a CDS encoding sensor histidine kinase, which produces MIKSILGQLKIKWKSLKVTIKTKIIVTFMISILLFGTFNIWVILATSNTVERQNQILYNLTTANNVVVLTTSELDQEIREICFGRKTFGQVKPYEIMDKLNNYLIDVSNCVQSDDSIVKIEIAKNLSTSIADTIKKLENQITSQESFSNKTETLNDFTIATSALCDNMQKIIFFELQKSEKISDKIQHDFKHLMIVDFVLIFCVLILLIFIGLVLSNNISSPIRKLCDVTSSVAEGNFDVDKIRISSNDEVNELANSFNIMIDNLKDRTARLMETQTQLIESEKMVLLGKLVAGIAHEINTPIGVSVMSASFIDEKSKELYKKCTSNQIKRSELTSILENINETNNILSLNLQRASDLIKSFKQVAVDQSNEEKRNFNIFEYLNQNILSLTPELKKRKIKIAIDGDESLEICGYPGEFSQVFTNLVMNSLNHGYDLNDEGLISINFFVENKMFYLIYKDDGKGIKPEVLENIFEPFFTTRRNSGGTGLGLSVVRNIVNMKFNGKITCESEFGKYTIFKIIIPL; this is translated from the coding sequence TTGATAAAGAGTATTCTAGGCCAACTAAAAATTAAGTGGAAAAGTTTAAAGGTTACAATAAAAACTAAAATAATTGTAACATTCATGATTTCAATACTTTTATTTGGAACCTTTAATATATGGGTTATTTTAGCAACTTCGAATACTGTGGAAAGACAAAATCAAATATTATATAATTTGACAACTGCAAATAATGTTGTTGTGCTAACAACAAGTGAACTCGATCAGGAAATCAGAGAAATATGTTTTGGAAGAAAAACATTTGGTCAGGTAAAACCATATGAGATAATGGATAAACTTAATAACTATCTTATAGATGTTTCAAATTGCGTGCAATCTGACGATAGTATTGTAAAAATCGAAATCGCAAAGAACCTTAGCACTTCAATTGCAGATACTATTAAAAAGCTTGAAAATCAAATTACTTCACAAGAATCATTTTCGAATAAGACAGAAACTTTAAATGACTTTACAATAGCAACGTCAGCCCTTTGCGATAATATGCAGAAAATAATTTTTTTTGAACTTCAAAAAAGCGAAAAAATATCAGATAAGATTCAGCATGATTTTAAACATTTAATGATTGTTGATTTTGTATTAATTTTTTGTGTGCTTATTCTTCTGATATTTATAGGTTTAGTCCTATCAAACAATATATCAAGTCCAATCAGAAAACTATGTGATGTTACATCAAGTGTTGCCGAAGGTAATTTTGATGTAGACAAAATACGTATTTCCTCGAATGATGAAGTTAATGAGTTAGCGAATTCATTTAATATTATGATAGACAATTTAAAAGATAGAACGGCAAGATTAATGGAAACGCAAACACAACTTATTGAATCTGAAAAAATGGTGCTTTTAGGAAAGCTGGTAGCAGGAATAGCTCATGAAATAAATACCCCCATTGGTGTTAGTGTAATGTCTGCATCATTTATTGATGAAAAGTCAAAGGAGTTGTATAAAAAATGTACTTCAAATCAAATAAAACGCTCAGAATTGACAAGTATTTTAGAAAATATTAATGAAACAAATAATATTTTGAGTTTGAATTTACAAAGAGCGTCTGACCTTATTAAAAGCTTCAAACAAGTTGCTGTTGATCAGAGCAATGAGGAAAAAAGAAATTTTAATATCTTTGAATATCTTAATCAAAATATATTGAGTTTGACTCCGGAATTAAAAAAGAGAAAAATTAAAATAGCCATTGATGGAGATGAAAGCTTAGAGATTTGTGGTTATCCGGGTGAGTTTTCACAAGTATTTACAAACCTTGTTATGAATTCACTTAACCATGGATATGATTTAAATGATGAAGGTCTAATCTCTATAAATTTTTTTGTGGAGAACAAAATGTTCTATTTAATATATAAAGATGATGGAAAGGGCATAAAACCTGAGGTGCTGGAAAATATTTTTGAACCTTTTTTTACGACAAGAAGAAATTCTGGAGGAACAGGTTTAGGTCTTAGTGTAGTAAGAAATATTGTTAACATGAAATTTAATGGTAAAATTACGTGTGAGAGTGAATTTGGTAAATATACAATTTTTAAGATTATAATTCCATTGTAG
- a CDS encoding endo-1,4-beta-xylanase, with translation MSVSKTKKVLSVVLCAAMLFCTLMQAGTAEAAMATGKEKWVGNIWADGNAPTRFADYWNQLTPENSTKWGPSEPQQGVYNFSAAKSMYNYCKTNKIPFKFHTLVWGSQYPSWLSNISGTARKAAVENWIKAAAQNFPDAEYVDVVNEAMPGHAPFPFKNDIGGDNGLYGTGWDWIVWSFEMARKYFPNSKLLINDYNVLNEWSCLDNYIKVVNILKDRKLIDGVGCQSHGLEKTSAANLKSRLDRLAATGVPIYISELDLDIADDNTQKSKMQELFPVMYEHSAVKGITLWGYVQGRTWIPNSHLLLSNGSERPALTWLKQYMASVNPGTPTPTTTAVSTATPISTATPVPTATPGPRSAFTQIEAEEYNNVNSSTIEKVGTANGGSGLGYINNGDYTVYSKVDFGSGATSFKALVADAGTANIELRLNSPTGTIIGTLSVAETGGWNTYKEQTCSISKTSGVNDLYLVFSGGVNIDWFTFGAGSEPGTKGDLNGDLKANSIDFGLLRLHLLGGTQLTGNNLLNADVNGDGQVNSIDLALMRQYLLGIISSFN, from the coding sequence ATGAGTGTATCAAAAACAAAAAAGGTCTTATCTGTTGTTTTATGTGCAGCTATGCTTTTTTGCACGTTAATGCAGGCTGGAACTGCAGAGGCTGCGATGGCTACAGGTAAGGAAAAATGGGTTGGAAACATATGGGCCGATGGAAATGCACCTACTCGTTTTGCAGACTATTGGAATCAGTTGACACCTGAAAATTCCACAAAATGGGGACCTAGCGAGCCCCAACAGGGCGTGTACAATTTCAGTGCAGCTAAATCAATGTATAATTACTGTAAAACAAATAAAATTCCTTTTAAATTCCATACTCTAGTATGGGGATCACAGTATCCAAGTTGGTTAAGCAATATTTCCGGCACTGCTAGAAAAGCAGCAGTTGAAAACTGGATAAAAGCTGCTGCACAAAATTTCCCTGATGCAGAGTATGTTGATGTTGTAAACGAAGCTATGCCAGGACATGCTCCTTTCCCATTTAAAAATGATATTGGTGGTGACAATGGCCTGTATGGTACTGGCTGGGACTGGATAGTGTGGTCATTTGAGATGGCGCGCAAGTATTTTCCGAATTCCAAGCTGTTGATCAATGACTATAATGTTCTGAATGAATGGTCTTGTCTTGATAACTATATCAAAGTAGTTAATATACTAAAAGATAGAAAATTGATTGATGGTGTTGGATGTCAATCCCATGGACTTGAAAAAACAAGTGCTGCAAATCTAAAGTCAAGACTGGATAGACTTGCAGCAACAGGAGTACCGATATATATTTCCGAATTGGATTTAGATATTGCAGATGATAATACACAGAAAAGCAAGATGCAGGAGCTATTTCCTGTAATGTATGAACATTCAGCAGTAAAAGGTATTACGCTATGGGGGTATGTACAAGGTCGTACTTGGATTCCTAATTCTCATCTGTTGCTCAGCAACGGTTCTGAAAGGCCTGCACTTACATGGTTAAAACAATATATGGCTAGTGTTAACCCGGGAACACCTACTCCTACTACAACAGCTGTTTCTACTGCCACGCCTATATCTACTGCCACACCTGTTCCTACTGCTACACCTGGTCCGAGATCTGCTTTTACACAGATAGAAGCAGAAGAGTATAACAATGTTAATTCTTCAACTATTGAAAAAGTAGGGACAGCAAACGGTGGAAGCGGTTTGGGATATATTAATAATGGCGATTATACAGTATATAGCAAGGTAGACTTCGGAAGCGGGGCAACATCATTCAAAGCGCTTGTTGCAGATGCGGGTACTGCTAATATTGAATTGAGGTTAAATAGTCCAACAGGCACCATTATAGGTACTTTATCGGTAGCGGAAACAGGCGGCTGGAATACATATAAGGAGCAAACGTGCAGTATTAGCAAAACTTCGGGAGTCAATGACTTGTATCTTGTATTTTCAGGTGGAGTAAATATTGACTGGTTCACGTTTGGTGCGGGAAGTGAGCCGGGAACTAAAGGTGATTTGAATGGTGATCTAAAAGCCAATTCGATAGACTTTGGATTATTGAGACTGCATTTGCTTGGAGGGACTCAGCTTACAGGAAATAATCTTTTAAATGCGGATGTTAATGGAGACGGACAGGTGAACTCTATCGACCTTGCATTGATGAGACAGTATTTACTTGGTATTATATCTTCCTTCAATTAA
- a CDS encoding dockerin type I repeat-containing protein, protein MKRKFLAMLLVLTCIFSCCRVAYGIAPPPRIEGYISLPEGKVAPPGGIKLKVIAENSQSAETREITINEGKRVAYYGFTVYSMAGGLEIRCELITPVEGYYDVSYYTGSSQKPFKSDAVKLTDIGSRNDINITLVESKKVTGEIILPDEVSLQRDSSVTVSFVAQSEPDLVVDSDQIPDIYFSKDVNAVIKKGEKSGAFEVDLPVYSGGYYSNYKLIDYISGIRPDSNKFEDGNKLLEDSNISMVLGKGNVISGVVRLPEGEVAGEGGFPVKIAALYFKSPITDNESTNIPSYTDREVIIPEGENSIGYEITVYPEYSEYYIRYSLNTNSYVNTGYYSPTGTVAKLDKDNCAVNVTENIKDIDLSVMSGVKLSGKLMCPGGEEATEDLTGILTLYNNYYFADYKYVIEKGSNFTTFELNIPADLEDFILRYETAAPKYASMGFYNDDGTTIDNTKAQLLNAKDSSIENIQFYLWENKKISGEIRLPEDMESIGTPQKYEIEALVKAKYKPYNIVANAICTIEPFGRIASFELYVPEGYAEVILSCSLINDLPLVLDSYLGENGMVLDSENAKVINPGQPGSSDLELVPIKGERISGVITVDEEYQYVKYSGIINLAYVFDVAGYYSYGDVRVKWEDDTSDSQKFFINIPPRYMGEKFKIMLYPYNYYSDPFCLGENGVITLDPDKAKVFTYDGVDIENLEISFGKSPSALYGDVDNDGNINSIDLAKLRGYLLGMIGQDEINLKNSDVFVDGNVNSFDLAMLRKYLLRIIYKLPAVL, encoded by the coding sequence ATGAAGAGAAAGTTTTTGGCGATGCTACTTGTTTTGACATGTATTTTTTCGTGTTGTAGAGTTGCATATGGTATTGCCCCCCCACCTAGAATCGAAGGTTATATCAGTTTGCCGGAAGGAAAAGTGGCACCACCTGGTGGAATTAAGCTGAAGGTAATTGCAGAAAATTCACAATCAGCCGAAACACGTGAAATTACAATAAATGAAGGAAAAAGAGTTGCATATTATGGCTTTACAGTATATTCTATGGCTGGCGGGCTAGAGATTAGGTGTGAATTGATAACACCTGTTGAAGGCTATTATGATGTCAGTTACTACACAGGAAGTAGTCAGAAACCCTTTAAAAGTGATGCTGTTAAGCTCACAGATATAGGTAGTAGAAACGATATTAATATTACTTTAGTAGAAAGCAAAAAGGTAACAGGTGAAATAATACTTCCTGATGAAGTGTCTTTACAAAGAGATTCTTCTGTTACTGTAAGCTTTGTTGCACAAAGTGAACCTGATCTTGTAGTTGATTCAGATCAAATACCAGATATATATTTTTCGAAGGATGTAAATGCGGTTATAAAAAAAGGGGAAAAAAGCGGAGCATTTGAAGTTGATCTTCCTGTTTATTCCGGTGGTTATTACTCTAATTACAAATTAATCGACTATATTTCCGGAATTAGGCCCGATTCGAACAAATTTGAAGATGGTAATAAACTGCTGGAAGATTCGAATATTAGTATGGTTCTTGGTAAAGGTAATGTAATAAGCGGTGTAGTAAGGCTCCCGGAAGGTGAAGTTGCTGGAGAAGGAGGTTTTCCTGTAAAAATTGCCGCGTTATACTTTAAGTCACCTATAACTGATAATGAATCAACCAATATTCCAAGTTATACTGACAGGGAGGTAATAATACCTGAAGGTGAAAACTCCATTGGTTATGAAATCACTGTTTACCCGGAATACTCAGAATATTATATACGGTATAGTTTAAATACAAATAGTTATGTAAATACAGGATATTATAGTCCAACAGGCACTGTAGCCAAACTTGACAAGGATAATTGCGCAGTCAATGTAACTGAAAATATTAAGGATATAGATCTTTCCGTCATGAGTGGAGTGAAGCTCTCCGGAAAGCTTATGTGTCCTGGGGGAGAAGAAGCAACTGAAGATTTAACCGGCATATTGACGTTATACAATAATTATTATTTTGCAGATTATAAATATGTTATTGAAAAAGGTAGCAATTTTACAACATTTGAGTTAAATATTCCAGCGGATTTGGAAGATTTTATTTTAAGATATGAAACAGCTGCTCCTAAATATGCCAGTATGGGTTTTTACAATGATGATGGGACTACAATCGATAATACAAAAGCCCAATTGCTTAATGCAAAAGACAGTTCAATTGAAAATATTCAATTCTATCTTTGGGAGAATAAAAAAATAAGCGGCGAAATAAGGCTTCCTGAGGATATGGAGAGTATTGGTACACCCCAAAAATATGAGATTGAAGCATTGGTTAAAGCTAAATATAAACCCTATAATATAGTTGCAAATGCAATTTGTACTATTGAACCTTTCGGACGAATTGCTTCGTTTGAACTATATGTGCCTGAGGGATATGCTGAAGTAATTCTATCCTGTTCACTTATCAATGATCTTCCATTAGTATTGGATAGCTATCTTGGTGAAAATGGAATGGTACTTGATAGTGAGAATGCAAAAGTTATTAATCCTGGTCAACCGGGTTCTTCTGATCTCGAGTTGGTGCCAATTAAGGGAGAAAGGATCTCAGGAGTAATAACAGTGGATGAAGAGTATCAATATGTGAAATATAGCGGAATAATTAATCTTGCATATGTTTTTGATGTAGCAGGATATTATTCATATGGTGATGTTAGAGTTAAATGGGAAGATGATACATCTGATTCTCAAAAATTCTTTATAAATATACCCCCAAGATATATGGGAGAAAAATTCAAAATTATGTTATATCCATATAATTATTATTCAGACCCGTTTTGCCTGGGAGAGAATGGTGTAATAACGCTAGATCCGGATAAGGCAAAAGTATTTACATATGATGGAGTAGACATCGAAAATCTGGAAATATCATTTGGAAAATCGCCTTCTGCATTGTATGGAGATGTTGATAATGATGGCAATATTAATTCTATAGACTTGGCAAAGTTAAGAGGTTATCTATTGGGAATGATTGGTCAGGATGAAATTAATCTCAAGAATTCCGATGTATTTGTGGACGGAAATGTAAATTCATTTGATTTAGCAATGTTAAGAAAGTATTTGCTGAGAATAATTTACAAACTGCCAGCAGTTTTATAG
- a CDS encoding ABC transporter substrate-binding protein, with product MKLNIVLILMLCLALVSCAGPKAAESKEVSNTPKTSKKLIVGYAQIGAESEWRLANTRSIQEAAKAENIELLFTDCMQKQENQIVAIKSFIAQKVDYIAFSPVIESGWNDVLTAAQKANIPVIIVDRKANVDENLYKTFIGSDFYEEGRKAAIEMAELLNKKGNICEIQGTLGSDAATKRKMGFEDELKKNYPNMKIVRSEVGDFYREKGNEIMKSFLKAEAKNIDGLFAHNDEMALGAIEEIEAYGIKPGVDIKVISVDAVSKEILETIKTGKINASAECNPYLGPLLFETIRKIERGEKVQKNIYSDESIVTTKNVDEYLRKISY from the coding sequence ATGAAATTAAATATTGTTCTTATCTTGATGCTTTGTTTGGCTTTAGTTTCATGCGCTGGTCCAAAAGCTGCTGAATCAAAAGAAGTTTCCAATACTCCTAAAACTTCAAAAAAGTTAATTGTCGGTTATGCGCAAATAGGTGCAGAATCTGAGTGGAGATTAGCCAATACTCGTTCAATTCAAGAAGCAGCGAAAGCAGAAAACATCGAACTTTTATTTACAGATTGCATGCAAAAACAGGAAAACCAGATCGTGGCAATCAAATCTTTTATTGCTCAAAAAGTTGATTATATCGCTTTTTCACCCGTTATAGAATCAGGTTGGAATGATGTATTAACAGCGGCCCAAAAAGCAAATATTCCGGTAATAATTGTTGACAGGAAAGCAAATGTTGATGAAAATCTTTATAAAACCTTTATAGGCTCAGATTTTTATGAAGAAGGAAGAAAAGCTGCAATTGAAATGGCTGAGTTGTTAAATAAAAAAGGTAATATATGTGAAATACAGGGTACACTTGGTTCAGATGCGGCTACAAAAAGAAAAATGGGGTTTGAAGATGAACTGAAAAAAAATTATCCGAATATGAAAATAGTTCGCTCGGAAGTCGGTGATTTTTACCGTGAAAAAGGTAATGAAATTATGAAATCTTTTTTGAAAGCAGAGGCTAAAAATATAGATGGTTTATTCGCTCATAATGATGAAATGGCACTTGGGGCAATTGAAGAAATTGAAGCATATGGAATTAAACCTGGGGTAGATATAAAAGTTATATCTGTAGATGCCGTGTCAAAGGAGATTCTTGAAACAATAAAAACCGGTAAAATCAATGCAAGTGCGGAGTGTAATCCTTATCTAGGGCCATTATTATTTGAAACAATAAGAAAGATTGAAAGAGGAGAAAAGGTCCAAAAAAATATATATTCAGATGAAAGTATTGTAACAACAAAAAATGTTGATGAATATCTTCGAAAAATAAGCTACTGA